The following proteins come from a genomic window of Pyxidicoccus sp. MSG2:
- a CDS encoding penicillin-insensitive murein endopeptidase, translated as MATGAAEAVAAAPSGNCALSAEDQEGEDDEAEVADGEAGDDGESPEAVATTGDVPTGPLYSADISDEDLAKKWKDEISALGSMAVGFVHSGRLVNSKRFPQGPEWIVVSPEVAYATEETVNYLTEAIREVRAKFPEAPPLRVNGISNKEGGYLRPHKSHQNGRDVDVGFYYPTVDPIREREREKYINVPLNWAFLRALITKTDVQMVLVDKRVRQVIYNYAVSIGEDKAWLDSLFNDGPNGVVRHARRHRDHFHVRFHNPRAQELGRRVQPLLALQPEYNVTTHRIRNGDTLGGIALKYGSTVSMIKKANRMRSNFLRAGQRLSVPLRGPCTHCPVPPPFLLPPRRLPPEAPAPALVAAKAQAASGCAKPAPAAAVPAVAASSEGNAVVPAAGVAAEGSSVQPAVAKTAEGSSAVPAVAKTSEGAAASEVKATPAAATEPAVVKTAAPGPDAAAPMVNVTTAGAAAAPAVGTGAAEGASAGISHGR; from the coding sequence GTGGCGACTGGCGCCGCGGAAGCGGTGGCCGCGGCTCCCAGCGGGAACTGCGCGCTGTCCGCCGAGGACCAGGAGGGCGAGGACGACGAGGCAGAGGTCGCCGACGGCGAGGCGGGTGATGACGGCGAGTCCCCGGAGGCCGTGGCCACCACGGGGGACGTGCCAACGGGGCCGCTGTACTCGGCGGACATCTCCGACGAGGACCTGGCGAAGAAGTGGAAGGACGAGATCTCCGCGCTCGGGTCCATGGCGGTGGGCTTCGTGCACAGCGGCCGGCTGGTGAACTCGAAGCGCTTCCCGCAGGGGCCGGAGTGGATTGTCGTCTCCCCCGAGGTGGCCTACGCCACCGAGGAGACCGTCAACTACCTGACCGAGGCCATCCGCGAGGTGCGCGCGAAGTTCCCGGAAGCGCCGCCGCTGCGGGTCAACGGCATCAGCAACAAGGAGGGCGGCTACCTGCGCCCCCACAAGAGCCACCAGAACGGCCGGGACGTGGACGTCGGCTTCTACTACCCGACGGTGGACCCCATCCGTGAGCGCGAGCGCGAGAAGTACATCAACGTGCCGCTCAACTGGGCGTTCCTGCGCGCGCTCATCACGAAGACGGACGTGCAGATGGTCCTCGTGGACAAGCGCGTGCGGCAGGTCATCTACAACTACGCGGTGTCCATCGGCGAGGACAAGGCGTGGCTCGACTCGCTCTTCAACGACGGCCCCAACGGCGTCGTGCGCCACGCGCGCCGGCACCGCGACCACTTCCACGTGCGCTTCCACAACCCGCGCGCGCAGGAGCTGGGCCGCCGGGTGCAGCCGCTGCTGGCGCTCCAGCCCGAGTACAACGTCACCACGCACCGGATTCGCAACGGTGACACGCTGGGCGGCATCGCGCTGAAGTACGGGTCGACGGTGTCGATGATCAAGAAGGCCAACCGGATGCGCAGCAACTTCCTGCGCGCCGGGCAGCGGCTGTCCGTGCCGCTGCGCGGGCCCTGCACGCACTGCCCCGTGCCTCCGCCGTTCCTGCTGCCTCCGCGCCGGTTGCCGCCCGAGGCTCCGGCCCCTGCGCTCGTCGCCGCGAAGGCCCAGGCCGCTTCGGGCTGCGCGAAGCCGGCTCCGGCCGCTGCCGTGCCGGCCGTGGCTGCTTCTTCCGAGGGCAACGCCGTCGTGCCCGCCGCGGGTGTCGCCGCCGAGGGCAGCTCCGTGCAGCCCGCCGTGGCGAAGACCGCCGAGGGCAGCTCCGCTGTGCCCGCCGTGGCGAAGACCTCCGAGGGTGCCGCCGCGTCCGAGGTGAAGGCCACTCCGGCCGCTGCCACCGAGCCCGCCGTGGTGAAGACCGCCGCGCCCGGGCCTGATGCCGCCGCGCCCATGGTGAATGTGACCACCGCGGGTGCCGCCGCCGCGCCCGCCGTGGGCACGGGAGCCGCCGAGGGGGCTTCCGCCGGCATCTCGCACGGGCGCTGA
- the deoD gene encoding purine-nucleoside phosphorylase: protein MATPHISAAPGDFADVVLMPGDPLRARHISERFLEEARGVTSVRNMYGFTGTYRGRRISVMGHGMGIPSVSIYATELIKTYGARVLIRVGSCGALRTDVKLRDVIVATGAGTDSRVNRMRLMDHDFPAVPDFTLARRAVEAAEKRGRPVRAGTVFSSDLFYHPQEQLNATLGRMGILAVEMEVAGLYGIAAETGARALALLTVSDHLLTHEALSPQERQTSFDEMIELALDVAIAEPPPAAPAPKAG, encoded by the coding sequence ATGGCAACTCCTCATATCTCCGCCGCACCCGGTGACTTCGCCGACGTGGTGCTGATGCCCGGCGACCCCCTGCGGGCTCGTCATATCTCCGAGCGCTTCCTGGAGGAGGCCCGTGGGGTCACCTCCGTGCGCAACATGTACGGCTTCACCGGGACGTACCGGGGCCGCAGGATTTCGGTGATGGGGCACGGCATGGGCATCCCCTCCGTCTCCATCTACGCCACCGAGCTCATCAAGACGTACGGCGCGCGCGTCCTCATCCGCGTGGGCAGCTGCGGCGCGCTGCGCACGGACGTGAAGCTGCGCGACGTCATCGTCGCCACCGGCGCCGGCACCGACTCCAGGGTGAACCGGATGCGGCTCATGGACCACGACTTCCCCGCGGTGCCGGACTTCACCCTGGCGAGGCGCGCGGTGGAAGCGGCCGAGAAGCGCGGCCGGCCGGTACGCGCAGGCACTGTCTTCTCCTCCGACCTCTTCTACCACCCGCAGGAGCAGCTCAACGCCACGCTGGGGCGCATGGGCATCCTCGCCGTGGAGATGGAGGTCGCCGGGCTCTACGGCATCGCCGCCGAGACGGGCGCCCGCGCGCTCGCGCTGCTCACCGTGTCCGACCACCTCCTCACGCACGAGGCGCTCAGCCCGCAGGAGCGGCAGACCTCGTTCGACGAGATGATCGAGCTGGCGCTGGACGTCGCCATCGCCGAGCCGCCGCCCGCGGCCCCCGCTCCGAAGGCGGGCTGA
- a CDS encoding TonB family protein, translating into MDTLFRTRRLALVTLLALAVAPVALAAAGSPRLEAFFQNEMKSAAYQQKVYSRVAGKWRQPKGTPALGKKAVVQAVIGRDGKLVSATVTTASGSKAWDAAALAAVKQAAPFPALPASYTQSTLDAHFHVSWVAGP; encoded by the coding sequence ATGGACACCCTGTTCCGCACCCGCCGCCTGGCCCTCGTGACGCTGCTCGCACTGGCCGTGGCCCCCGTGGCCCTGGCCGCCGCCGGCAGCCCGCGCCTGGAGGCCTTCTTCCAGAACGAGATGAAGAGTGCTGCCTACCAGCAGAAGGTCTACTCCCGCGTGGCCGGGAAGTGGCGGCAGCCGAAGGGCACTCCGGCCCTGGGGAAGAAGGCGGTGGTGCAGGCGGTGATTGGCCGGGACGGGAAGCTCGTGTCCGCCACCGTGACGACGGCGTCGGGCTCCAAGGCGTGGGATGCCGCCGCGCTGGCGGCCGTGAAGCAGGCCGCGCCCTTCCCGGCGCTCCCGGCCAGTTACACGCAGTCCACGCTGGATGCGCACTTCCACGTGTCCTGGGTGGCCGGCCCGTAG
- a CDS encoding cytochrome P450, producing MSSTLIDSPSIAPLLPPGPRGEPLLGNLRALRRNPLAFFPEQVREYGDVVRIRVGPMHVTLLAHPDLVRHVLQDNARNYNKQTRGFAVIRELLGQGLVTSEGDFWLRQRRLAQPAFHRQRLAGFASTMVDATADLARALEPRIASGQPFDVAEDLTHLTLRIAGLTLFGTEVGDESRAVGDALGRVQTFANSRLTQLIPLPRALPLPSHRRFEKDAGTLDRVVRAIIERRRREGGEHHDLLQMLMDARDEDTGERMSDTQLRDEVMTLLLAGHETTASALAWTVMLLSQNPDVRGKLEAELARELSGRTPTVEDLPKLALTRRVVDESLRLYPPAWIFSRAAIQDDVVGGFRIPKGSYVLIVPWVLHRHPKLWENPDAFDPDRFLPERERERPRFTFFPFGGGPRQCIGNQFALMELVLVLATLLQRVRLDLAPGHSLAPAPAITLRPRPGVWVTATRA from the coding sequence ATGTCCTCCACCCTCATCGACTCACCGTCCATCGCCCCGCTCCTGCCTCCCGGACCGCGCGGTGAGCCGCTGCTGGGCAACCTGCGCGCGCTGCGCAGAAATCCGCTCGCCTTCTTCCCCGAGCAGGTGCGCGAGTACGGCGACGTGGTGCGCATCCGCGTCGGGCCGATGCACGTGACGCTGCTGGCCCACCCGGACCTCGTGCGCCACGTGCTCCAGGACAACGCGCGCAACTACAACAAGCAGACGCGCGGCTTCGCGGTGATTCGCGAGCTGCTCGGGCAGGGGCTGGTCACCAGCGAGGGGGACTTCTGGTTGCGCCAGCGCCGGCTGGCCCAGCCCGCCTTCCACCGCCAGCGGCTCGCGGGCTTCGCGAGCACCATGGTGGACGCGACGGCGGACCTGGCCCGCGCGCTCGAGCCGCGCATCGCCAGCGGCCAGCCCTTCGACGTGGCCGAGGACCTCACCCACCTGACGCTGCGCATCGCCGGCCTCACCCTCTTCGGCACCGAGGTGGGCGACGAGTCGCGCGCCGTGGGCGACGCCCTGGGCCGCGTGCAGACCTTCGCCAACTCTCGCCTCACCCAGCTCATCCCGCTGCCGCGCGCCCTGCCCCTTCCCTCGCACCGGCGCTTCGAGAAGGACGCGGGCACGCTGGACCGCGTGGTGCGCGCCATCATCGAGCGCCGCCGCCGCGAGGGCGGTGAGCACCACGACCTCCTGCAGATGCTGATGGACGCGCGCGACGAGGACACCGGCGAGCGCATGAGCGACACCCAACTGCGCGACGAGGTGATGACGCTGCTGCTGGCCGGGCACGAGACGACGGCCAGCGCGCTCGCGTGGACGGTGATGCTGCTCTCGCAGAACCCCGACGTGCGCGGCAAGCTGGAGGCCGAGCTGGCGCGGGAGCTGTCGGGCCGCACGCCCACGGTGGAGGACCTGCCGAAGCTCGCGCTCACCCGCCGCGTGGTGGACGAGTCGCTGCGCCTCTATCCGCCCGCCTGGATTTTCTCCCGCGCCGCCATCCAGGACGACGTCGTGGGCGGCTTCCGCATCCCCAAGGGCTCGTACGTGCTCATCGTCCCGTGGGTGCTGCACCGCCACCCGAAGCTCTGGGAGAACCCCGACGCCTTCGACCCGGACCGCTTCCTCCCCGAGCGCGAGCGGGAGCGTCCGCGCTTCACCTTCTTCCCCTTCGGCGGCGGACCGCGCCAGTGCATCGGCAACCAGTTCGCGCTGATGGAATTGGTGCTCGTGCTGGCCACGCTGCTCCAGCGCGTGCGGCTGGACCTGGCACCGGGGCACTCCCTCGCTCCGGCGCCCGCCATCACCCTGCGCCCCAGGCCCGGCGTCTGGGTGACGGCCACCCGGGCCTGA
- a CDS encoding alkene reductase — MSQQPLFTPVSIGSLKLPHRVVMAPMTRNRAAEGQVPTPLMAEYYAQRASAGLLITEATQFSLQGYGYPNTPGIHTDAQVEGWRRVTDAVHARGGRIYLQIWHVGRISHPVMQPGGALPVAPSAIAAEGTLYTTQGPKDFVTPRALESSELPGIVQGFAEGARRAREAGFDGVEVHGANGYLLDQFLRDGSNHRTDAYGGTVENRARLLLEATEAVAGAIGAERTGVRLSPMNAFNSMSDSDPARTFGYATGALDKLGLAYLHVMAPVAAPETPRLLPLIRERFRGPLMVNGGYSLQSANAVLNDKLADLVSFGSPYLANPDLPERLQKGAPLNAPDQATFYGGDARGYTDYPALAA; from the coding sequence ATGTCGCAGCAGCCCCTGTTCACGCCGGTCAGCATCGGCTCCCTGAAGCTTCCCCACCGCGTCGTCATGGCGCCGATGACGCGCAACCGCGCCGCGGAGGGGCAGGTGCCCACGCCGCTGATGGCGGAGTACTACGCGCAGCGCGCGTCGGCGGGCCTGCTCATCACCGAGGCCACCCAGTTCTCGCTCCAGGGCTACGGCTATCCGAACACGCCGGGCATCCACACCGACGCGCAGGTGGAGGGCTGGCGCCGCGTCACGGACGCCGTGCACGCGCGCGGCGGGCGCATCTACCTGCAGATATGGCACGTGGGGCGCATCTCCCATCCGGTGATGCAGCCGGGCGGGGCGCTGCCGGTGGCGCCGTCCGCCATCGCCGCCGAGGGCACGCTCTACACCACCCAGGGCCCGAAGGACTTCGTCACGCCGCGTGCGCTGGAGTCGAGCGAGCTGCCGGGCATCGTCCAGGGCTTCGCCGAGGGCGCGCGCCGGGCGAGGGAAGCGGGCTTCGACGGCGTGGAGGTGCACGGCGCCAATGGCTATCTCCTCGACCAGTTCCTGCGCGACGGCAGCAACCACCGCACGGACGCGTACGGCGGCACCGTGGAGAACCGCGCGCGTCTGCTGCTGGAGGCGACGGAGGCGGTGGCCGGCGCCATCGGCGCTGAGCGGACGGGCGTGCGGCTGTCGCCGATGAACGCGTTCAACAGCATGTCGGACTCGGACCCGGCGCGGACGTTCGGCTACGCGACCGGTGCGCTCGACAAGCTCGGGTTGGCGTACCTGCACGTCATGGCGCCCGTGGCGGCTCCGGAGACGCCCCGCCTGCTGCCGCTCATCCGTGAGCGCTTCCGCGGACCGCTGATGGTGAATGGCGGCTACTCGCTCCAGAGTGCCAATGCCGTCCTCAACGACAAGCTGGCGGACCTGGTGTCCTTCGGCTCTCCGTACCTGGCCAACCCGGACCTGCCCGAGCGGCTCCAGAAGGGCGCGCCGCTCAACGCTCCGGACCAGGCCACGTTCTACGGCGGCGACGCGCGCGGCTACACGGACTACCCGGCCCTGGCGGCTTGA
- a CDS encoding ArsR/SmtB family transcription factor produces the protein MASPAPQLSDQACTAQRAKVFKALADPCRVRIVEMLARRGDMCGIELADALGVSGALLSHHGKVLEGAGIITKRKDGPHAYCVLNRALLAKAFKDLLD, from the coding sequence GTGGCATCTCCCGCTCCCCAGCTCTCCGACCAGGCCTGCACCGCGCAGCGGGCGAAGGTCTTCAAGGCGCTCGCCGACCCGTGCCGCGTCCGCATCGTCGAGATGCTGGCGCGGCGGGGGGACATGTGCGGCATCGAGCTCGCGGACGCGCTCGGTGTGAGCGGGGCCCTGCTGTCCCACCACGGCAAGGTGCTGGAGGGCGCGGGCATCATCACGAAGCGCAAGGATGGCCCCCACGCCTACTGCGTCCTCAACCGCGCGCTGCTCGCCAAGGCCTTCAAGGACCTGCTGGACTGA
- a CDS encoding abortive infection system antitoxin AbiGi family protein yields the protein MLGYQANSQWRDMSDFVVHFTKPGAPYHDSYQNMMSILGSRTLIPGAEGFGIARRELTVAERHRSVCFSEIPLDQLSRLVQRRSLYGIAFSKSYVLSQGGGPVWYVQYGSPAHLALKHQVQQALVAKEPQREPIWSMTPFVDIQGDTHNAPYSYRFDWEREWRVPGLLRFTEYDVAALLLPEELHATARGFFEWAVKEKAGPGYFCPCLDPLWTSAQIADALAKHAEQSARLKTG from the coding sequence ATGCTCGGCTATCAGGCCAACTCACAGTGGCGGGACATGTCCGACTTCGTGGTGCACTTCACGAAGCCGGGAGCGCCGTACCATGACTCCTACCAGAACATGATGAGCATCCTGGGCTCGCGGACGCTCATCCCCGGCGCGGAGGGCTTCGGCATCGCCCGCAGGGAGCTGACCGTCGCGGAGCGCCACCGCTCGGTGTGCTTCAGCGAGATTCCGCTGGACCAGCTCTCGCGGCTCGTCCAGCGCCGCAGCCTGTACGGCATCGCCTTCAGCAAGAGCTACGTCCTGTCCCAGGGCGGCGGCCCCGTCTGGTACGTCCAGTACGGCTCGCCCGCGCACCTCGCGCTGAAGCACCAGGTGCAGCAGGCGCTGGTGGCGAAGGAGCCGCAGCGCGAGCCCATCTGGTCCATGACGCCCTTCGTGGACATCCAGGGCGACACCCACAACGCGCCCTACAGCTACCGCTTCGACTGGGAGCGCGAGTGGCGCGTGCCGGGGCTCCTGCGCTTCACCGAGTACGACGTCGCCGCCCTCCTCCTTCCCGAGGAGTTGCATGCCACCGCGCGCGGCTTCTTCGAGTGGGCCGTGAAGGAGAAGGCGGGCCCGGGCTACTTCTGCCCGTGCCTGGACCCGCTGTGGACGTCCGCGCAGATTGCCGACGCCCTGGCGAAGCACGCCGAGCAGTCGGCGCGCCTCAAGACGGGGTAG
- a CDS encoding TonB-dependent receptor domain-containing protein: MAAYPDQVMTISRRLAVFLFALSALPGVAGAQAPPTATSEPRAVEVDVQTTDAGTVVSSDDASRLGLAADGGAVWLQPPTLVANSPAAWPEGLKGTESEVKLVLLVDEHGAVTEVKVAEPSVHEALTEAAVKAAPGLRFTPGLMAGKPVGMRINYSYRFEPPAGLVFTQARIQGEVRARGTRRPVVDAALFVDGSPEPATLVDEQGRFEVEVPAGAHRLEVRAPGHQPFTFEETVVEGQSLAVVYRLQPTVVNPYETVVRDDRPRTEVTRISLREQEIREVPGTQGDPFRVIMLMPGVSSVASGLGYPVVRGGQPAATGYFLDGVRVPMLYHLLLGPAVIHPDFIDTIDFYPGSPPVQYGRVLGGAVEGRLSRPHDDRLHATAYADLINAGGFVEVPFEKTGTSVTVAGRYSYTGLLIPVAYAIFNDEEDNPLHAGFWDYQLRVEQKVGEGRLRLFALGSSDDVGEDSGNYEGGLGGTIISRFHRVDLRGTHPLAGGEGELGLTVGLDEVGLVGKRTLELRPGEGLTQVTSGEYGLDQLSFSARAGWKRRFSDALEVQVGGDVEHRRVATTITGSARPPGWRPSDDAHPLKQPSSLGTFSGAYVSATWRPAEKWLVVPGARVDSYHLVPGINHVAVEPRLSVRHVFSDTLTLKGGAGLFHQPPTILLHLPAMDVSGLRYGLQEGAQFDVGAEWKAAEGLELSADAFYNPLWRTVEFDVKQVLENRQRRGLLREDPAASGYAYGIDLMARHPLGRNWFGWVTYSFLQSKRHKRFARYNDDTSVREMAEADVPFAFEQAHVFNAALSYKLRNNWTVGTVVHFNTGRPESGEISSVTQREVRTADNFNAWVRKDADQVDRLAPFFRVDFRVAKSWAVDDFNLEASLDVLNLSLQTEVFAYEYTRKGGKLQRESVGIPVIVPLLGLKGSY; the protein is encoded by the coding sequence TTGGCTGCGTATCCCGACCAGGTGATGACCATCTCCAGACGACTCGCAGTGTTCCTGTTCGCGCTGTCCGCCCTGCCCGGTGTCGCCGGGGCCCAGGCCCCGCCCACCGCCACCAGCGAGCCCCGCGCGGTGGAGGTGGACGTCCAGACCACGGATGCCGGCACGGTCGTCTCCTCCGACGATGCATCCCGCCTGGGACTGGCCGCCGACGGCGGCGCGGTGTGGCTGCAGCCGCCCACCCTGGTCGCCAACTCCCCCGCCGCGTGGCCCGAGGGACTGAAGGGCACCGAGTCCGAGGTGAAGCTGGTGCTGCTCGTGGACGAGCACGGCGCCGTCACGGAGGTGAAGGTGGCGGAGCCCTCCGTGCACGAGGCCCTCACCGAGGCCGCGGTGAAGGCCGCCCCGGGCCTGCGCTTCACCCCCGGGCTCATGGCCGGCAAGCCCGTGGGCATGCGCATCAACTACAGCTACCGCTTCGAGCCTCCCGCCGGACTCGTTTTCACCCAGGCCCGCATCCAGGGCGAGGTGCGCGCCCGGGGTACGCGGCGCCCGGTGGTGGATGCCGCGCTCTTCGTCGACGGGAGCCCGGAGCCGGCCACATTGGTGGACGAGCAGGGCCGCTTCGAGGTGGAGGTGCCCGCGGGCGCGCACCGACTGGAGGTCCGCGCGCCGGGTCACCAGCCCTTCACCTTCGAGGAGACGGTGGTGGAGGGGCAGAGCCTCGCGGTGGTGTACCGGCTCCAGCCCACCGTGGTGAACCCCTACGAGACGGTGGTGCGCGATGACCGGCCGCGCACCGAAGTCACGCGCATCAGCCTGCGCGAGCAGGAGATTCGCGAGGTGCCCGGCACGCAGGGCGACCCGTTCCGCGTCATCATGCTGATGCCCGGCGTGTCCAGCGTCGCCTCCGGCCTGGGCTACCCGGTGGTGCGCGGCGGCCAGCCCGCCGCCACGGGCTACTTCCTCGACGGCGTGCGCGTCCCCATGCTGTATCACCTGCTGCTGGGGCCCGCGGTCATCCACCCGGACTTCATCGACACCATCGACTTCTATCCGGGCTCGCCGCCGGTGCAGTACGGGCGCGTGTTGGGCGGCGCGGTGGAGGGGCGGCTGTCCCGGCCCCATGACGACAGGCTGCACGCCACCGCCTACGCGGACCTCATCAACGCGGGAGGCTTCGTCGAGGTCCCCTTCGAGAAGACGGGCACCTCCGTCACCGTGGCCGGCCGCTACAGCTACACCGGGCTGCTCATCCCCGTGGCCTACGCCATCTTCAACGACGAGGAGGACAACCCCCTCCATGCCGGCTTCTGGGACTACCAGCTGCGCGTGGAGCAGAAGGTGGGCGAGGGCCGGCTGCGCCTGTTCGCGCTGGGCAGCTCGGATGACGTCGGCGAGGACTCGGGCAACTACGAGGGCGGCCTGGGCGGCACCATCATCTCCCGCTTCCACCGCGTGGACCTGCGCGGCACGCACCCGCTGGCGGGCGGCGAGGGCGAGCTGGGCCTCACCGTGGGCCTCGACGAGGTGGGGCTGGTGGGGAAGCGGACGCTGGAGCTGCGTCCGGGGGAGGGCCTCACGCAGGTCACCTCGGGCGAGTACGGGCTGGACCAGCTGTCCTTCTCGGCCCGCGCGGGCTGGAAGCGGCGGTTCTCGGACGCGCTGGAAGTGCAGGTCGGCGGAGACGTGGAGCACCGGCGCGTGGCCACCACCATCACCGGCTCCGCGCGGCCTCCAGGCTGGCGGCCCTCGGATGACGCGCATCCGCTCAAGCAGCCCTCGTCGCTGGGCACGTTCTCCGGCGCGTACGTCTCCGCGACGTGGCGGCCCGCGGAGAAGTGGCTGGTGGTGCCCGGGGCGCGCGTGGACTCGTACCACCTGGTGCCCGGCATCAACCACGTCGCCGTGGAGCCGCGCCTCAGCGTGCGCCACGTCTTCAGTGACACGCTCACCCTCAAGGGCGGCGCGGGCCTCTTCCACCAGCCGCCCACCATCCTGCTCCACCTGCCCGCCATGGACGTGTCCGGCCTGCGCTACGGCCTGCAGGAAGGCGCCCAGTTCGACGTGGGCGCCGAGTGGAAGGCGGCCGAGGGCTTGGAGCTGAGCGCGGACGCTTTCTACAACCCGCTGTGGCGCACGGTGGAGTTCGACGTGAAGCAGGTGCTGGAGAACCGGCAGCGCCGGGGCCTCTTGCGCGAGGACCCGGCAGCGAGCGGCTACGCGTATGGAATTGACTTGATGGCGCGCCACCCGCTGGGCCGCAACTGGTTCGGCTGGGTGACGTACAGCTTCCTCCAGAGCAAGCGGCACAAGCGGTTCGCCCGGTACAACGACGACACCTCCGTCCGGGAGATGGCGGAGGCGGACGTGCCCTTCGCGTTCGAGCAGGCGCACGTCTTCAACGCGGCGCTCAGCTACAAGCTGCGCAACAACTGGACGGTGGGCACGGTGGTGCACTTCAACACCGGCCGGCCGGAGTCCGGGGAGATTTCCTCCGTCACCCAGCGCGAGGTGCGCACGGCGGACAACTTCAACGCGTGGGTGCGCAAGGACGCGGACCAGGTGGACCGTCTGGCGCCGTTCTTCCGCGTGGACTTCCGCGTGGCGAAGTCCTGGGCCGTCGACGACTTCAACCTGGAGGCCTCGCTGGACGTGCTCAACCTCTCGCTCCAAACGGAGGTGTTCGCCTACGAGTACACGCGGAAGGGCGGAAAGCTGCAGCGCGAGTCCGTGGGGATTCCCGTCATCGTTCCACTGCTCGGCCTGAAGGGGAGCTACTGA
- a CDS encoding heavy metal-responsive transcriptional regulator: MSTRASPQRSDVPASLRISDLATAAGVGIPTLRFYERKKLLPAPRRTASGYRVYEPRHVTRVRFIRRAQELGFSLREVGALLAVSDRKVPSSTEVERFAAAKLEAIDARVKDLQRMKRAILKLLAEGVCDTEAECPVLLSLGGLPPARRARG; the protein is encoded by the coding sequence ATGAGCACGCGCGCCTCTCCCCAGCGGTCTGACGTCCCCGCCAGCCTGCGCATCAGCGACCTGGCCACCGCCGCGGGCGTCGGCATCCCCACGCTGCGCTTCTACGAGCGGAAGAAGCTGCTGCCCGCCCCCCGCCGCACGGCGAGCGGCTACCGCGTGTACGAGCCCCGGCACGTCACGCGCGTGCGCTTCATCCGCCGGGCGCAGGAGCTGGGCTTCTCGCTGCGCGAGGTGGGCGCACTGCTGGCCGTCTCGGACCGGAAGGTGCCCTCCTCCACCGAGGTGGAGCGCTTCGCGGCGGCGAAGCTGGAGGCCATCGACGCGCGGGTGAAGGACCTCCAGCGCATGAAGCGCGCAATCCTCAAGCTGCTCGCGGAGGGCGTCTGCGACACGGAGGCCGAGTGCCCCGTCCTCTTGTCCCTGGGCGGACTCCCTCCGGCCCGTCGCGCGAGGGGCTGA
- a CDS encoding LysE family translocator: protein MDLTLWATFALTIFVLSITPGPAVLLVISQAMSRGFSAGMGAALGVQAGNAVYFFISAAGLGAALATSPIAFNVIRYAGATYLVYLGVRTILSARTSLSLEQRPRPALWDSGFAQGFIKQLANPKSILSFGALLPQFIHPGKSAVTQFAAYGLTCVVVEVPVLAVYAWLGVAGGRLSSSSRAIVWRERVAGVALVSVGAVLATMRGAV from the coding sequence ATGGACCTCACCCTCTGGGCCACCTTCGCGCTGACGATATTCGTCCTCTCCATCACCCCGGGACCGGCGGTTCTGCTCGTCATCTCCCAGGCGATGTCGCGCGGCTTCAGCGCGGGAATGGGCGCGGCGCTCGGGGTGCAAGCGGGGAACGCGGTCTACTTCTTCATCTCCGCCGCCGGGCTGGGCGCGGCGCTGGCCACCTCCCCCATCGCGTTCAACGTCATCCGCTACGCGGGCGCGACGTACCTCGTCTACCTCGGCGTCCGCACCATCCTGAGCGCCCGGACGAGCCTGTCCCTGGAGCAGCGGCCCCGGCCCGCGCTGTGGGACAGTGGCTTCGCGCAGGGCTTCATCAAGCAGCTGGCCAACCCCAAGTCCATCCTGTCCTTCGGCGCGCTGCTGCCCCAGTTCATCCACCCCGGGAAGAGCGCCGTCACGCAGTTCGCCGCGTACGGCCTCACCTGCGTCGTGGTGGAAGTGCCGGTGCTGGCCGTCTACGCGTGGCTCGGCGTCGCGGGGGGACGGCTCTCCAGCTCCTCGCGGGCCATCGTCTGGCGCGAGCGGGTGGCCGGCGTCGCCCTGGTCTCCGTGGGCGCAGTGCTCGCCACGATGCGCGGCGCCGTCTGA